In Flavobacteriales bacterium, the genomic stretch ACTCTGCTGGGTCTGTTCGGATAGACATACCAATAGCGCGTGGTATCTGCCAATCTGCTATCAAAGGTGCCAAGCAACCTGTTGTACGGATAATCATAGTATTCCATACAATGATGCGTTACCCCAGTAGTGTCGAGAAACACAAGTTTGACAACACTTGACTTAATGAAAGGAACTTCCACTGAAATGGTATCATTCTCGATCAAGGTGTTGCGATCAATGGTCTGCCGTGCAAAATATCTACCTGACCGACTGTGAATGACGGGATCCGACTCATACGGATAGATGCTGTCACATTCTCCAGAGTTGAATGACAGTACATAGTATGATGTGTCATTGCTGAAATCATGCTCGGTTAGCGGCATATTCGGTAATCGTTCCCCCGAGATCGAGTCATACGTAAATCCTTCGATGGCCGCATAGCATCTTGTCGGCATCGGAACATCATACGGATTCTGATTGCACGAAATAATGCCTGTCCCAAGGATCAGTAGTGTAATTGCTCGATTCATACACACTAAGATACCTTCAACCTAAAACCAACCCCATGCACATTCTCTATATGAATGCGTTCATCGGCTTTCAGGTATTTGCGGAGTTTGGAGATGAATACGTCCAAACTTCTGCCTGTGAAATAATCCGTGTTGCCCCATACAATGCTGAGGATGAGGTCGCGCTTCACGGTCTCGCCCACGTTCTGGCAGAGCAGTTTCAGTACATCCGATTCCTTATTGGTAAGCTGCTTTTCTTCTGAACCGTTCTTCAGCAACAAGTTGTACGGGTCGAATAGGAATTTGCCGATCTCATACTCATTCTTCGCCTGACTGTCTGTGTTCGGGTAGCAACGGGCAAGCACAGCCTTGACGCGAAGCAGAAATTCCTGATTGCTGAACGGTTTGGTGATGTAGTCGTCTGCTCCCGTTTGGAAACCTTTGATGCGGTCTGATTCCATGCCGCGTGCCGTAAGGAACATGATGGGCGACTGCGGAACGAGTTCCTTGATCTCCTCGCCAAGCGCATAACCGTCCTTTTTAGGTAGCATGATGTCCAAGATGCTCAGGTGCGGGTCGAACTCCTTGAAGGTCTGAAGTGCAGTAAGGCCATCTTTGCACCAACGTACGGTGTAGCCTTCCATTTCCAAGAGGTCGTTCACCACAAAGCCGAGATTCGCATCGTCCTCGACCAATAAGATTCTATAAACTGATTCGTTCTTCATTTCAAGTAGGGTAGAAAGATAGTAAACGTGCTTCCGCTGCTGTCACTATCAACCTTTACCGTACCGTGGTGCGCTTCTACCAACGATTTGACGTAGTAGAGCCCAAGACCGAATCCTTTTACGTTGTGCACGTTTCCGGTCGGAACGCGGTAGAACTTCTCGAACACTTGGTTCTTCTGCGTGCTACTGATCCCGATGCCGTTGTCTTTCACGGTAATGAAATTGCCGTGTTTTCCGGTAGAGGTTGAAATAGTTATGAGTGGATCTTTTTGGCTGTATTTGATGGCGTTGTCGAGCAGGTTGCGGATAATGTTTGTGAAATGGAGTTCATCCACCTTCATTTCCGGTTTTGTTGCTTCCAGATGATACTCGATCCTTCCGTTTCGGTCATCAAGCAATATCTGCACGCTCGTTGCGGCCTTCTGTATCAGTTCGTGAATGTTGCAGTTGGTCAGGTTCAGGTTGATGTCATTCGTATCGAACTGCGCCATCTGCAACACCTTTTCCACCTGTAGTTTCAGCCGGTTGCTCTCATCCGCTATCATCTGATAATACCGACTGCGTTTCTCCTTGTCGGCATCCAGGTTCCCGGTCCGCAGAAGTTCGGCCGAGGCCGTGATGGTAGAGATCGGTGTTTTGAACTCGTGCGTCATATTATTGATAAAATCGTTCTTGATCTCGGAGAGTTTCTTCTGTTTGAGGATGACCCAGAGCGTGTAAGCAAAGAAGACGATCACCACCAGTAGAATGCCCGAACTGAACAGCCAAATGCTCATCTGACTGATGAGGTAACTGTCCTTATCGGGAAAGTAGATGGCGAAGTAATGGCTGTCGCGGTCCCACTTGGGGCGTATGGGGCGTTCGGTGGCCTTGGTCGGTTCTTCAGACAGGATGACCATGCCGCCATACACCAGACTATCGGTAAAGCAGTCGTAAATGCTGTATTCGAAATTGGTCTTGATGTTGCGGCTTCTGAACTCATCGTCCAGCAGTCGTTCAAGCAGAAACGGATGT encodes the following:
- a CDS encoding response regulator gives rise to the protein MKNESVYRILLVEDDANLGFVVNDLLEMEGYTVRWCKDGLTALQTFKEFDPHLSILDIMLPKKDGYALGEEIKELVPQSPIMFLTARGMESDRIKGFQTGADDYITKPFSNQEFLLRVKAVLARCYPNTDSQAKNEYEIGKFLFDPYNLLLKNGSEEKQLTNKESDVLKLLCQNVGETVKRDLILSIVWGNTDYFTGRSLDVFISKLRKYLKADERIHIENVHGVGFRLKVS
- a CDS encoding GHKL domain-containing protein; protein product: MTRRTIRTVITLATISIIGLFATQLFWMEKAFDLREREFNDHVSLALRNVAKEIMVLNKDSSDVPPVRQLASNYFIVSTNDTLHPFLLERLLDDEFRSRNIKTNFEYSIYDCFTDSLVYGGMVILSEEPTKATERPIRPKWDRDSHYFAIYFPDKDSYLISQMSIWLFSSGILLVVIVFFAYTLWVILKQKKLSEIKNDFINNMTHEFKTPISTITASAELLRTGNLDADKEKRSRYYQMIADESNRLKLQVEKVLQMAQFDTNDINLNLTNCNIHELIQKAATSVQILLDDRNGRIEYHLEATKPEMKVDELHFTNIIRNLLDNAIKYSQKDPLITISTSTGKHGNFITVKDNGIGISSTQKNQVFEKFYRVPTGNVHNVKGFGLGLYYVKSLVEAHHGTVKVDSDSSGSTFTIFLPYLK